A genomic segment from Polyangium mundeleinium encodes:
- a CDS encoding glycoside hydrolase family 5 protein produces MRALWQTLLWIPLVSGCIPRGSARDITPNPAGVAQSAPFEGFRRGINLGNALDAPNEGAWGVTLDERHFEMAAAAGLDHVRLPVRFNAHAQASAPFTVDAAFLERVDWALDRAAARGLSVILDFHHYEELMKEPAAHTPRFLGIWTQLAERYARRPPSVVFELLNEPNGNLNADIVNEISNKAIAIIRAKNPTRRIIVDGYFWASADWLDELTLPKDDPNLIPTFHMYQPILFTHQGAPWMAPEYGTTGIVFPGPPAAPLTPALAAQRVGWVNDWFSRYNTQPLSQNPNGPAGVRAEFEKVDRYIQASGRRVYMGEFGCIDNADQQSRATYVRLIRREAELRGIAWAYWDDGGTMKAMDVKTGSWVTYLQDALLR; encoded by the coding sequence ATGCGCGCGCTGTGGCAGACGCTGTTGTGGATTCCCCTGGTTTCCGGCTGCATCCCGCGGGGCTCGGCCCGGGACATCACGCCGAACCCCGCCGGCGTCGCGCAGTCCGCGCCGTTCGAGGGCTTCCGGCGCGGCATCAACCTGGGCAACGCCCTCGACGCGCCGAACGAGGGCGCGTGGGGGGTGACGCTCGACGAGCGCCATTTCGAGATGGCGGCCGCCGCGGGCCTGGATCACGTCCGGCTGCCGGTGCGCTTCAACGCGCACGCCCAGGCGAGCGCGCCGTTCACCGTGGACGCGGCGTTCCTGGAGCGCGTCGACTGGGCGCTCGATCGGGCGGCGGCGCGGGGCCTGTCGGTGATCCTCGATTTCCACCACTACGAGGAGCTGATGAAGGAACCGGCCGCGCACACACCGCGGTTCCTGGGGATCTGGACGCAGCTCGCCGAGCGCTACGCGCGTCGCCCCCCCAGCGTGGTTTTCGAGCTGCTCAACGAGCCCAACGGAAACTTGAACGCCGACATCGTCAACGAGATCTCGAACAAGGCGATCGCCATCATCCGCGCGAAAAACCCCACGCGGCGGATCATCGTCGACGGGTACTTCTGGGCCTCGGCCGATTGGCTGGACGAGCTCACGCTGCCCAAGGACGACCCCAACCTGATCCCCACGTTCCACATGTACCAGCCCATTCTCTTCACGCACCAGGGCGCGCCGTGGATGGCCCCGGAATACGGCACGACCGGGATCGTCTTCCCCGGCCCACCGGCCGCGCCGCTCACGCCCGCCTTGGCGGCGCAGCGGGTGGGCTGGGTGAACGATTGGTTCAGCCGCTACAATACGCAGCCCTTGTCACAGAACCCAAACGGGCCGGCGGGTGTGCGGGCCGAGTTCGAGAAGGTGGACCGCTACATCCAGGCCAGCGGGCGCCGGGTGTACATGGGCGAGTTCGGCTGCATCGACAATGCGGATCAGCAATCGCGCGCGACGTATGTGCGCCTGATCCGGCGCGAGGCCGAGCTGCGCGGCATTGCCTGGGCGTACTGGGACGACGGCGGCACCATGAAGGCGATGGACGTGAAGACCGGGAGCTGGGTCACGTACCTGCAGGATGCGCTCTTGCGCTGA
- a CDS encoding lysoplasmalogenase, giving the protein MDRASSRRREALFFAAFLASAVAACLLAALAPGSIAVRLVKLVPLVLLCAARLRERRGRLAGLVGLGLLASLLADALIDGVFVAGLGAFLVAHLFYLAGMGLPKRAAGAALPMLPALVFGGFMWWILVGSSRAPEALHVPITAYAIAISSMLGRAIGRAFVEPKDHASRVLCAGALFFVISDSLIGVNRWVYPVPLGRVWILSTYYVGQYLIFRGSAPPQSEAEDAEGRVETNHSPQVT; this is encoded by the coding sequence ATGGATCGGGCTTCGTCACGGCGCCGCGAGGCGCTCTTTTTCGCGGCGTTCCTCGCGAGCGCGGTGGCTGCGTGTTTGCTCGCCGCGCTCGCGCCGGGCTCGATCGCGGTGCGCCTCGTGAAGCTCGTTCCCCTCGTTTTGCTTTGCGCCGCTCGTCTGCGCGAGCGGCGGGGGCGGCTCGCGGGGCTCGTCGGGCTCGGGCTCCTCGCGTCGCTCCTCGCGGACGCCCTCATCGATGGCGTATTCGTGGCCGGGCTCGGGGCGTTCCTCGTTGCGCACCTCTTTTATCTTGCCGGGATGGGTTTGCCGAAGCGCGCGGCGGGCGCCGCGCTCCCCATGCTCCCGGCCCTCGTCTTCGGCGGGTTCATGTGGTGGATCCTCGTCGGATCCAGCCGCGCGCCGGAGGCCCTGCACGTGCCGATCACGGCTTATGCGATCGCCATCTCGTCCATGCTCGGCCGGGCGATCGGGCGCGCCTTCGTCGAGCCGAAGGACCACGCTTCGCGTGTCCTCTGTGCCGGCGCGCTCTTCTTCGTGATATCGGACTCGCTCATCGGCGTGAATCGCTGGGTCTACCCCGTGCCCCTCGGGCGGGTCTGGATTCTGTCGACGTACTACGTGGGGCAATACCTGATTTTTCGAGGCTCCGCGCCGCCCCAGAGCGAGGCAGAGGACGCCGAAGGCCGCGTCGAGACGAACCATTCTCCCCAGGTCACCTGA
- a CDS encoding DDE-type integrase/transposase/recombinase, producing MWADKTNIIGESFIRWLGVARSKFFDWKKRYGKANEHNADVPRDFWIGPEERQKVLDFHAKNPLEGYRRLTFMMLDQDVVAVSPSTTYRVLSAAGRLDRWKRGASKKGTGFVQPLRPHEHWHIDIAYLNVAGTFYYLCSLLDGASRAIVHWEIREAMTELDVECIAQRAREKYPDERPRIISDNGPQFIAKDFKEFIRIAGMTHVRISVNYPQSNGKIERWHRTLKSDAIRVTPPSSLADARRIVGRFVDHYNGVRLHSAIGYITPNDALAGRADIIWAARDTKLEAAREARRQRRLAARAAAHPELRAPAGGSVCPSPA from the coding sequence GTGTGGGCCGACAAGACGAATATCATCGGGGAGAGCTTCATTCGCTGGCTCGGCGTCGCGCGCAGCAAGTTCTTCGACTGGAAGAAGCGCTACGGTAAGGCGAACGAGCACAATGCAGATGTGCCACGCGACTTCTGGATCGGGCCCGAGGAGCGGCAGAAGGTGCTCGACTTCCACGCAAAGAACCCGCTCGAGGGCTATCGCCGATTGACGTTCATGATGCTGGACCAGGACGTCGTCGCCGTCAGTCCTTCGACCACCTATCGGGTGCTGTCGGCGGCAGGCCGCCTCGACCGCTGGAAGCGGGGCGCGTCGAAGAAGGGCACCGGCTTCGTGCAGCCGCTCAGGCCGCACGAGCACTGGCACATCGATATCGCCTACCTGAACGTAGCTGGCACGTTCTATTACCTGTGCTCGCTGCTCGACGGCGCCAGCCGCGCGATCGTCCATTGGGAGATTCGCGAAGCGATGACCGAGTTGGATGTCGAGTGCATCGCACAGCGTGCGCGCGAGAAGTACCCTGACGAAAGGCCACGCATCATCTCGGACAACGGCCCGCAGTTCATCGCGAAGGACTTCAAGGAGTTCATCCGAATCGCGGGCATGACGCACGTGCGCATCTCGGTCAACTACCCCCAGTCGAATGGCAAGATCGAGCGCTGGCACAGGACGCTGAAGAGCGACGCGATTCGGGTGACGCCGCCGTCATCGCTCGCGGATGCCCGCCGCATCGTCGGGCGCTTCGTCGACCATTACAACGGCGTGCGCTTGCACAGCGCCATCGGGTACATCACACCGAACGACGCGCTCGCGGGCCGAGCCGATATCATCTGGGCCGCACGTGACACGAAGCTCGAGGCAGCTCGTGAGGCGCGGCGGCAGCGTCGCCTGGCAGCGAGGGCGGCTGCGCATCCGGAGCTCCGAGCCCCCGCCGGAGGCTCCGTCTGCCCATCGCCCGCATAA
- a CDS encoding transposase, which yields MPKRIRRNHTSEQKAALLKRHHVEKVPVSSLCDETKLQPSLFYTWQRQLFENAAVVFDGPPKDKPSARERELEARVAQLEAKLSKKDAVIAEISEEYVKLKKELGEP from the coding sequence ATGCCGAAGCGAATCCGAAGAAACCACACGAGCGAGCAGAAGGCCGCGCTGCTGAAGCGCCACCACGTGGAGAAGGTGCCCGTTTCGAGCCTTTGCGACGAGACGAAGCTGCAGCCGAGCCTCTTCTACACCTGGCAGCGGCAGCTGTTCGAGAACGCGGCCGTCGTGTTCGATGGGCCGCCGAAGGACAAGCCCTCGGCACGCGAGCGTGAGCTCGAAGCGCGCGTCGCGCAGCTGGAGGCCAAGCTCTCGAAGAAGGACGCGGTGATCGCGGAGATCTCCGAGGAATACGTCAAGCTGAAAAAAGAACTTGGGGAGCCCTGA
- a CDS encoding DUF262 domain-containing protein, giving the protein MNQPEPFVRPEATTWSVDDILRKAKEGQLYIPVFQRNFVWEAEDVRKLFDSIYRGYPIGDLLLWETEHTEGVRTDFGPLRFEPSRGRNHLIIDGQQRVTSLVAVLLARGTQASGKFSLFFDLAEGKFEYAQPRERVAESWLPLPEVADTMRFLQWLQARRLPPPLVNVANQLVRALRDYRIPVYIVHAQDEGQIREIFERLNTTGKRLEAKEVFAAIHRGRPGTDLAALGARLNALGFGAPEEEWLLKAAAAVLGIDVTRNFGEALREKPQEEVRTALDATERAIENVIAFLQEEVGIVHVKLLPYRFPLVPLTKLFHLVRRPSPATRRQLAAWFWRGAWSASHARADAPTIRAALKSVTDDESATIQQLIQSTPLPERPFDLPQRHDFREAGTKLVCAVLASRRPRHLQTGEELDVKSLLDEHGDEALVRIVRDRADSAGATENRILHNKLPQLRQAICRTAPDILESHCISAKARYALSVNRWDEFLTLRRAALEDAVRSFLQQRTA; this is encoded by the coding sequence ATGAACCAGCCTGAACCGTTCGTTCGTCCAGAGGCGACGACGTGGAGTGTCGACGACATCTTGCGCAAGGCCAAAGAAGGCCAACTCTATATCCCAGTGTTCCAGCGCAACTTCGTCTGGGAAGCGGAAGATGTGCGGAAGCTTTTCGACAGCATTTACCGAGGCTATCCCATTGGCGATCTCCTTCTATGGGAGACGGAGCATACGGAAGGGGTCCGGACTGATTTTGGCCCGCTGCGCTTTGAACCGTCGCGTGGCCGCAACCATCTCATTATCGACGGGCAACAACGTGTCACGTCACTGGTAGCCGTCCTGCTCGCGAGAGGCACACAGGCTTCCGGCAAGTTCAGCCTATTTTTTGATCTTGCAGAAGGCAAGTTCGAATACGCTCAACCACGCGAGCGCGTTGCTGAATCGTGGCTCCCATTGCCCGAAGTAGCCGACACAATGCGTTTTTTGCAGTGGCTACAAGCTCGGCGACTACCCCCACCGCTCGTAAACGTTGCCAATCAACTCGTACGCGCACTAAGGGACTATCGGATACCTGTCTATATTGTCCATGCACAAGACGAAGGACAAATCCGCGAGATCTTCGAGCGACTCAACACTACGGGTAAGCGGCTTGAAGCTAAGGAGGTATTCGCAGCGATTCACCGGGGCCGACCTGGTACGGATCTCGCTGCATTGGGAGCACGTCTTAATGCTCTCGGCTTCGGCGCGCCGGAGGAGGAGTGGTTGCTAAAAGCCGCCGCTGCAGTGCTAGGGATAGACGTGACGCGCAACTTCGGGGAAGCCCTGCGTGAAAAGCCTCAAGAGGAGGTCCGTACCGCGCTTGATGCTACCGAGCGTGCGATTGAAAACGTGATTGCATTTCTTCAAGAGGAGGTAGGCATCGTACATGTGAAGCTCCTACCGTATCGTTTCCCTCTCGTCCCGCTTACGAAGCTCTTTCACCTTGTCCGGAGGCCATCTCCTGCGACGCGACGGCAGCTCGCAGCCTGGTTCTGGCGAGGAGCGTGGTCAGCTTCGCACGCACGCGCTGACGCTCCAACGATCCGGGCAGCACTCAAAAGCGTCACCGACGATGAATCAGCGACAATTCAGCAGTTAATCCAGAGCACACCCCTTCCGGAAAGGCCATTCGACCTACCTCAGCGACACGACTTTCGCGAGGCCGGAACAAAGCTTGTCTGTGCGGTCTTGGCCTCTCGCCGGCCCCGACACCTTCAAACGGGCGAGGAGCTAGATGTCAAGTCGCTTCTCGATGAGCATGGCGATGAGGCGCTAGTCCGCATTGTGCGGGACAGGGCCGACAGCGCAGGCGCCACCGAGAACCGAATTCTCCACAACAAACTCCCCCAGCTCCGTCAGGCAATCTGCCGAACAGCACCCGACATACTAGAAAGTCATTGTATATCGGCAAAAGCACGGTATGCGCTGAGCGTTAATAGATGGGACGAATTCTTAACGCTACGGCGTGCGGCTCTCGAAGATGCAGTACGCAGCTTCCTGCAACAGCGAACAGCATAA
- a CDS encoding AAA family ATPase has protein sequence MSAELLIPRPDLTWFSVEGYKAFGQEARVELGKLTLLLGRNNAGKTALCFAPSYLTHPLGKDAPSPLPTKVGGIDFGALPSVCFRRQATGLQWKLGLAGVAGANRLAMGVTSLPEHGHKQVVTHLSIDDGTGRAREFTNITWSAARSALAEVPELASIPPSIHVLRGMRPLGERYHDYLGYTPDDVGQFGERAPMILAASGDKGIDEINDFFAPLRVRLHVRELKDAFETRKDTFEVLAEGTSREPVSMLDSGAGIAQILPLVVAIRLARAQPSLFCLEQPELHLHPRAHVAVAELLIECVKQRPSTRLLVETHSDVLVLRIRREIAAGRLSPRDVKMYFVEDDTAVGGQVKEIAFDERATPDWWPKDVFAEPQREFAALRRELVRRGLLP, from the coding sequence ATGTCCGCAGAGTTGCTCATTCCGCGTCCCGATCTCACGTGGTTCTCAGTCGAGGGCTATAAGGCATTCGGCCAAGAGGCACGCGTGGAGTTGGGGAAGCTCACCCTCCTACTCGGGCGTAACAACGCAGGCAAAACCGCGCTTTGCTTTGCCCCTTCGTACCTGACCCATCCGCTTGGCAAGGATGCGCCATCCCCATTACCCACGAAGGTCGGTGGGATCGACTTTGGCGCACTCCCATCAGTATGTTTTCGCCGCCAGGCGACAGGCCTACAGTGGAAGCTTGGGCTCGCCGGTGTTGCAGGAGCAAACCGCTTAGCGATGGGTGTTACATCGTTACCCGAGCACGGGCACAAACAGGTCGTGACACATTTGTCGATCGACGATGGGACGGGACGAGCGCGGGAGTTTACGAACATTACATGGAGTGCGGCACGCTCTGCGTTGGCCGAGGTCCCCGAACTCGCATCGATTCCTCCGAGTATCCATGTTCTGCGCGGGATGCGCCCGCTAGGAGAACGCTACCACGACTATCTCGGCTACACGCCAGACGATGTGGGCCAGTTCGGCGAACGCGCTCCCATGATCCTGGCTGCGTCTGGAGATAAAGGGATCGATGAAATCAACGACTTCTTCGCCCCGCTTCGCGTACGTCTACATGTTCGCGAACTCAAGGACGCCTTCGAGACGCGCAAGGATACCTTTGAGGTCCTAGCCGAAGGAACCTCCAGGGAGCCAGTGAGCATGCTGGACAGTGGCGCTGGCATCGCTCAGATCCTGCCCTTGGTAGTGGCAATCCGGCTTGCTCGCGCACAGCCATCGCTTTTTTGTCTCGAACAACCTGAGTTGCACCTGCACCCGCGGGCGCATGTCGCTGTTGCCGAGTTGCTCATCGAGTGCGTAAAGCAGCGGCCGTCTACACGGCTACTCGTGGAAACGCACTCCGATGTATTGGTCCTCCGGATCCGTCGCGAGATTGCAGCCGGACGCCTGTCGCCACGAGACGTAAAAATGTACTTTGTCGAAGACGACACCGCTGTTGGTGGCCAAGTCAAAGAAATCGCATTCGATGAGCGTGCGACTCCAGATTGGTGGCCCAAGGACGTATTTGCCGAACCTCAGCGCGAATTTGCAGCTCTTCGTCGAGAACTCGTACGCCGAGGCCTCTTGCCGTGA
- a CDS encoding prolyl oligopeptidase family serine peptidase, with product MKHSRTSPLAVLPVLLAACAGAPPAPPEGGEGAPPPATTTTTTAEVKPDAPANKAAFPYPKARKVDAADTFFGVKVADPYRWLEDERSPEVQTWVKAQDELARAELAKLPKREAFAEKLRALSYLEFVSPPLRRGKRSFWSHRPADKEKSTIYWREGEKGEQRVLIDVASLSADGSTSLGAWVPSYDGKWVAYIAHPNNADAGELRVREVATGKDSTIDTIPGAEYAHPLWTPKSDGFYYVSIPVDAKIPASELPGYSEVRFHSLGKKADTDTLVLPKNGDPETELEARLSRDGHFLVVNVLHGGNVSGIKFLDLRKKGAAWVDLVKGYEGSMSAFAYKNVIYLRTTEGSPHGRIFAIDPAKPARDQWKEIVPESKDAVLQEASIVGGHLALDYLRKASSEIEIWSTAGKKVHAIKLPGIGTTSGLFGEPDEDRAYYMFTSFTYPTSIFEASIKTGESKLFYALKAPVDPAPYVVEQVFYPSKDGTQVSMFVVRKKDAPKNGSTPFLLTGYGGFNISKTPTFSPMLYTWLENGGGLALPNLRGGAEYGEEWHRGGMLTKKQNVFDDFIAAAEWLVKEKLTATDRLVVYGGSNGGLLVGAVANQRPDLFSAVLCAVPVLDMIRYPLFGDGKTWVAEYGSPKEESLFKALFAYSPYHNVKPGTKYPAFLMLSADADDRVHPLHAWKTTAALQAAQAGDQPVLMRVEKHSGHGGADMVKSRVEQGVDMLAFAFGHVAH from the coding sequence ATGAAGCACTCGCGCACCTCCCCTCTCGCCGTTCTGCCCGTGCTCCTCGCCGCCTGCGCCGGCGCGCCGCCGGCCCCGCCCGAAGGCGGCGAGGGCGCGCCCCCGCCTGCGACGACGACGACGACGACCGCCGAGGTCAAACCCGACGCGCCCGCGAACAAGGCCGCGTTCCCCTACCCGAAGGCGCGCAAGGTCGACGCGGCGGACACGTTCTTCGGCGTCAAGGTGGCCGATCCGTACCGGTGGCTCGAGGACGAACGTTCGCCCGAGGTGCAAACGTGGGTGAAGGCCCAGGACGAGCTCGCGCGCGCCGAGCTCGCGAAGCTGCCGAAGCGCGAGGCGTTCGCCGAGAAGCTCCGCGCGCTCTCGTACCTCGAATTCGTGAGCCCGCCGCTCCGCCGCGGAAAACGTTCGTTCTGGTCACATCGGCCCGCCGACAAGGAGAAGAGCACGATCTACTGGCGCGAGGGCGAGAAGGGGGAGCAGCGCGTCCTCATCGACGTCGCCTCGCTCAGCGCGGATGGCTCGACGTCGCTCGGCGCGTGGGTGCCCTCGTACGACGGCAAATGGGTCGCGTACATCGCGCACCCGAACAACGCGGACGCGGGCGAGCTCCGCGTGCGTGAAGTCGCGACGGGCAAGGACAGCACGATCGACACGATCCCGGGCGCCGAATACGCCCACCCGCTCTGGACGCCGAAGAGCGACGGTTTTTACTACGTCTCGATCCCGGTGGACGCGAAGATCCCGGCCTCGGAGCTCCCGGGCTACTCCGAGGTGCGCTTCCACAGCCTCGGCAAGAAGGCGGACACCGACACGCTCGTGCTGCCGAAGAACGGCGATCCCGAGACCGAGCTCGAAGCGCGGCTCTCGCGGGACGGCCATTTCCTCGTGGTCAACGTCCTGCACGGCGGCAACGTGAGCGGCATCAAGTTCCTCGACCTGCGCAAGAAGGGCGCGGCCTGGGTTGATCTCGTGAAGGGCTACGAGGGCTCGATGAGCGCCTTCGCCTACAAGAACGTGATTTACCTCCGCACCACGGAGGGCTCGCCGCACGGACGCATCTTTGCGATCGATCCGGCCAAACCCGCGCGCGACCAGTGGAAGGAGATCGTGCCCGAGTCGAAGGACGCGGTGCTCCAGGAGGCGTCGATCGTCGGCGGCCACCTCGCGCTCGACTACCTGCGCAAGGCGTCGAGCGAGATCGAGATCTGGAGCACGGCGGGCAAGAAGGTGCACGCGATCAAGCTGCCCGGCATCGGCACGACGAGCGGCCTCTTCGGCGAGCCGGACGAGGATCGCGCCTACTACATGTTCACCTCGTTCACCTACCCGACCTCGATCTTCGAGGCGAGCATCAAGACCGGCGAGAGCAAGCTCTTTTACGCGCTCAAGGCGCCCGTCGATCCGGCGCCGTACGTGGTCGAGCAGGTCTTTTACCCGTCGAAGGACGGCACGCAGGTCTCGATGTTCGTCGTCCGCAAGAAGGACGCCCCGAAAAACGGATCGACGCCCTTCCTCCTCACGGGGTACGGCGGCTTCAACATCAGCAAGACCCCGACCTTCTCGCCGATGCTCTACACGTGGCTGGAGAACGGCGGCGGCCTCGCCCTGCCGAACCTGCGCGGCGGCGCCGAGTACGGCGAGGAATGGCATCGCGGCGGGATGCTGACGAAAAAGCAAAACGTGTTCGACGATTTCATCGCCGCGGCCGAGTGGCTGGTGAAGGAAAAGCTCACCGCGACCGATCGCCTCGTCGTGTATGGCGGTTCGAATGGCGGCCTGCTCGTCGGCGCGGTGGCGAACCAGCGGCCGGACCTCTTCAGCGCCGTGCTTTGCGCGGTGCCCGTGCTCGACATGATCCGGTATCCGCTGTTCGGCGACGGGAAGACGTGGGTCGCCGAGTATGGCTCGCCCAAGGAGGAGAGCCTGTTCAAGGCGCTGTTCGCGTATTCGCCGTACCACAACGTCAAGCCCGGGACGAAGTACCCGGCGTTCTTGATGTTGTCGGCGGACGCGGATGATCGCGTGCATCCGCTGCACGCGTGGAAGACGACGGCGGCGCTCCAGGCGGCGCAGGCGGGGGATCAGCCGGTCCTGATGCGCGTGGAGAAACATTCGGGGCACGGCGGCGCGGATATGGTGAAGAGCCGCGTGGAGCAGGGGGTCGATATGCTCGCGTTTGCGTTCGGGCACGTGGCGCATTGA
- a CDS encoding L,D-transpeptidase, with amino-acid sequence MTESPKATTEELVRGAFSPLGSYRIAVKYRAAPLTSEATPDPSSFWIADVPWVQYFRNPFAIHAAYWHEDFGSPKSGGCINLSPEDASIVFAWTDPPVPDGWSSADARPSEPGTWIVLRR; translated from the coding sequence GTGACGGAGTCGCCGAAGGCGACCACGGAGGAGCTCGTCCGCGGGGCGTTTTCGCCGCTCGGGAGTTACCGGATCGCCGTGAAATACCGCGCGGCGCCACTCACGAGCGAGGCGACCCCGGATCCCTCGTCGTTCTGGATCGCCGACGTGCCCTGGGTGCAATACTTCCGAAATCCCTTCGCGATTCACGCGGCGTACTGGCACGAGGATTTCGGCAGCCCGAAGAGCGGCGGTTGCATCAACCTCTCGCCCGAGGACGCGTCGATCGTGTTTGCCTGGACGGATCCGCCCGTCCCCGACGGCTGGTCGAGCGCGGACGCACGCCCGAGCGAGCCGGGGACGTGGATTGTCCTTCGGCGGTGA
- a CDS encoding GAF domain-containing sensor histidine kinase: MTAAVRSLVEPARLGDGREPSPVSLVGVVQDLSLARDMPALMEVVRKAARELTGADGATFVLRDGDLCYYAEENAIEPLWKGRRFPMTACISGWSMLHREAVTIEDIYEDPRIPFEAYRPTFVKSLCMVPIRTKAPIGAIGNYWATRHQTTPYELALLQALANSTSVAMENIEVYAELEKRVQDRTRELEEKSQRLAEEHAALLELQRQKEELSALVVHDLKSPAAAIVLAASLQLRSPDLGPAERRRWGVVCSSAERIVRTAANVLDIAQSQEGRLVPRYAIVDLGGLIAEIRELLLPLAEKREQRIEVSCDVPEGALWADREFLGRTLQNLVDNAIRYSPTKSTVRIEAHADAAWVTVAVCDEGPGVPADMRQRIFDRYVRLDEKGRTGWGLGLAFCKMAVEAHGGTSWIDDGAPRGSRFCFRLPAARVGVS; this comes from the coding sequence ATGACGGCTGCTGTTCGCAGTCTGGTCGAGCCCGCGCGTCTCGGGGATGGGCGGGAGCCTTCGCCGGTCTCTCTCGTCGGCGTTGTCCAGGATCTATCGCTCGCGCGCGACATGCCGGCCCTCATGGAGGTCGTGCGGAAGGCGGCCCGGGAGCTCACCGGCGCCGACGGCGCGACGTTCGTCCTGCGGGACGGCGACCTCTGCTACTACGCGGAGGAGAACGCCATCGAGCCGCTCTGGAAAGGCCGGCGATTCCCGATGACCGCGTGCATCAGCGGCTGGTCGATGCTCCACCGCGAGGCCGTCACCATCGAGGACATCTACGAGGATCCTCGCATCCCTTTCGAGGCGTATCGGCCGACGTTCGTGAAGAGCCTGTGCATGGTCCCCATCCGGACGAAGGCGCCCATCGGCGCCATCGGCAATTACTGGGCGACGCGGCACCAAACGACGCCGTACGAGCTCGCGCTCCTCCAGGCGCTCGCCAATAGCACCTCGGTGGCGATGGAGAATATCGAGGTCTACGCCGAGCTGGAGAAACGCGTCCAGGACCGGACGCGCGAGCTCGAGGAGAAGAGCCAAAGGCTCGCCGAGGAGCACGCGGCGCTGCTCGAGCTTCAGCGGCAAAAGGAGGAGCTGAGCGCGCTCGTCGTGCACGATCTCAAGAGCCCCGCCGCCGCCATCGTGCTCGCCGCTTCTTTGCAGCTTCGGAGCCCCGACCTCGGGCCCGCGGAGCGGCGCCGCTGGGGCGTCGTATGTTCCTCCGCGGAGCGTATCGTCCGCACGGCGGCGAACGTGCTCGATATCGCGCAGAGCCAGGAGGGCAGGCTCGTGCCGCGTTACGCCATCGTGGATCTCGGCGGGCTGATTGCCGAGATCCGCGAGCTGCTCTTGCCGCTCGCCGAGAAACGCGAGCAGCGGATCGAGGTGTCGTGTGATGTGCCCGAGGGCGCGCTGTGGGCCGATCGAGAGTTCCTTGGGCGCACGCTGCAGAACCTCGTCGACAACGCGATTCGTTACAGCCCCACGAAGAGCACGGTGCGCATCGAGGCGCACGCGGACGCCGCGTGGGTGACGGTCGCCGTCTGCGATGAGGGCCCCGGGGTCCCGGCCGACATGCGCCAGCGCATTTTCGATCGGTACGTGCGGCTCGATGAGAAGGGCCGCACGGGGTGGGGGCTCGGGCTCGCCTTTTGCAAAATGGCCGTCGAGGCGCACGGCGGCACGAGCTGGATCGACGACGGCGCGCCGCGGGGGAGCCGGTTCTGCTTCCGGCTCCCGGCCGCGCGCGTCGGCGTGAGTTGA